The nucleotide window CCCTCTACTCCGCCATCATTGACGCCAAGGCTCACGCTGAGGAGGTGCTCGAGGCGGCCCGCGAGGCCGCGGCGACGCGGGACGACGCGAGGGTCCTGACCGCCGTGGCCACGACCATCCTCTCCCGCGTCGAGAAGGACCCGGCCTTCATGCGGCTGCTCCTCTACAGCGCGCTCGAGGGGCACGCCCTCTCGGAAATGTTCTTCGGCACCCAGGTCCGGCGGACCCACCAGTTCCTGACCGACTACCTTGCCTCCCGGATCGGGGAGGGGGCCTTCCGCCCGGTGGATCCTCTCCTGGCGGCCCGGGGCTTCATCGGAACGGTGGTCCACTACCTGCTGATCCACGAGCTTTTCGGCATCCCCAGGCCCGCGCACCTCAGCAGCACCGGGGTCATCGCCATCTATGTGGACATCTTCCTAAGGGGGCTCCGCCCATGAGCCGATGCCCCTCCCGCCGGGCACCTTTGTCACGGGCGCGAACGGCGGCGATGCTCCTTGTCCTGCTGGCCGCCTCTGCGGCCGGCTGCTCCCGCGACGGGCGCGCCGATACCGAGGGGAAGGGGGGGCCGGGGAAGGAGGCCCGGATCACCATCACCGCCGCGCGGGTGGCCGCGCGCGAGATCGCCCGGAGCGTCGAGGTCACCGGAACCCTCCTCCCCTTCGAGGAGGTCGTCCTGACCAACGAGCAGCCCGGCACCGTCGAGGCGGTCCTGGTGGACCTGGGCGACCGGGTGGAGGCGGGGCAACTCCTGCTGCGGCTCGACGCCCGGGAGGCCCGGCTGGCGCTCACTCAGGCCGAGGCGAACCTCCTGGCGGCAGAGCGCGGCCTCGGGCGGGCCCGCGCGGGAGCCGAGGCCGCGCTCGCCACCGTGGCCCGCTCTCGGGCGGCCCTGGAGGAGGCCCGGCTGAACCGGAAGCGGTTCGAGGACCTGTTCGCCGAGGGGGCGGTGTCGGCCAGCCAGCGGGATAGCGCCCGGACGCAGGACGACATGGCGGCGGCGACCCTCCGCTGGGCCGAG belongs to Candidatus Methylomirabilis sp. and includes:
- a CDS encoding TetR/AcrR family transcriptional regulator C-terminal domain-containing protein, whose protein sequence is LYSAIIDAKAHAEEVLEAAREAAATRDDARVLTAVATTILSRVEKDPAFMRLLLYSALEGHALSEMFFGTQVRRTHQFLTDYLASRIGEGAFRPVDPLLAARGFIGTVVHYLLIHELFGIPRPAHLSSTGVIAIYVDIFLRGLRP